ATTGTTTTTTTTCTATACTTTAAAAATATATAAGATCTAAAATTAAAAGGAGCCTTTATCTATGAAAAGATTACTAGACCCCAATTTTATTCCTATTTTATCTTTGTTAAAACAACTAAATAAAGACTATCCATCAAGGTCAATTACCTTTTTTTCAGAACAGCTTAAACTAGATCGTAGAACTATTTTAAAAACAATTCATACTTTACAACTGGATATTTCACGCAACCATTGGGAAAATATGCTTACTATTGAAATCATTGATAAAAGTGTATATACAACAATTAGCCCCTTTTTTTCTATTGAAGTTTTTTTCTCTCATTATATGTCAGAAAGTTTTGCTGTTAGACTTTTCCTTAGCTTGTTTAAATATCCTTCTGATAGTATTGATGAAATATGTGAATACCTTTATGTTAGCAAAGCCACTTTCTATCGTCGGATTAAATACTCAAAAGAAGTACTAGATGATTTTAATTTAAGCCTAGATTTCACTGATTCTAAAAATAAATTAGTTGGATCAGAAACACAAATTCGTTATTTCTTCTCCACTCTTTTTTGGGAAGTGTTCCGTTCATTTCCTTATTCTGAAACAAGTTCTAGCAATAAAGAAAAAAAAGAACTTAAATTTCTAACCTCTGGAAAAAACTTAACAATCCCTTTTATTTTGGCTATAGAATTACAGCTTCAAATTGCTTTAACCAGAATTGAGCAAGGATACGTACTTAGTTCTAGTCCGGACTATAGTCTTCCTGAAGCAGCCATTTTCAACTTTTCTTATTCGGACTTTAAAAAACTGGTCTCTCCTGATTTTTCTGATTATTCTCTTGCTCCATCTGAGCTTGAAGCTGAGATGGATACTCTTTACTTTAGTTTTACGACATGTAATATCTATTCACCAAATATAAGTAAAGAACTTTCATTAAGTAGCATGCCTTGGTCTTCCCCTATTATGACGACAGTTCAAAAATTTATTTCCTATGCTTCCGAATATTTCCAGGTAAGTTTTGCAAATAAAGACTACGTTTATTTAGTTCTTAATCTATATGTATTGTATTTAAAAAAAAATTTTTATACAGGTGGCAGTCTTTCAGTTGGATTCAACTCTTTGGAAGAAGCTATGTATTCCGATGATGGTTACTTGTTAGACCAAGTCAACCCATTTTTTCATTTTCTCAGTCAAAAAGAGCCCGAATTACATGTAGATAAATCCCAAAAATTCTATTTTACTCTTTTACTTCGAAGGGTTATTTTACAGGCTTTACCACCTGTTAACGTTCTTGTTTGTTCAAAAATAAGCACGGAAGAAAACTCTTGGGTAGAAAAACGAATTGCAGAAATATGCCCAATTCCAATTCAATTTCATCAAGGATGGAATCCTAACTTAGACTTAATCATTTCTGATTTCCCTTTACCTAAAAAATTCATCTCAGATAACCCAGATATTTACTTCCCATGGTTAGACTTTCCTAACTTCACAGAATGGGTCCCGCTAGTCAAAAAATTATTGAAAATATACTTCAAAAACCTATCTTAATCTGATATGCATATATGCTTTTTATCATTAAGTTAGCTAATTATAATTTTCATTCTATATAAATAAAAAAACATAGAAAACCCATTTATATCTGAGTTTTACTATGTTTTTTTGTCATATATCTACTATTATTATTTCCATGCTTTTTCAATAAACCCAGCTCTACCTGATCCCTGACGATAGCGATTGTAGTGCATCGGATTTTTTTGGTAATAATCTTGATGGTACGTTTCGGCAGGATAAAAAGGCATTGCTGGCACAATTTCAGTGACAATCGGTTGTTTGAAACGGCCACTTTCAGCTAATGTTTTTTTAGAGGCTTCGGCTATTTCACGTTGCTCTTCTGTTAAATAAAAAATCGCAGGACGATAAGATGAACCTCGATCGGCAAATTGTCCACTAGCATCTGTTGGATCGGTTTGTTGCCAATAAATTTCTACTAATTTTTGATAGCTGAAAATCGTTGGATCAAATGTGATTTCAACAGCTTCTGTGTGACCCGTTGTTTCGCTACAAACTTCTTCGTATGTTGGATTTACTGTATGTCCGCCTGTATAACCGGCAACAACAGATTTTATTCCTGGTTGTGTATCAAATGGTTTCACCATACACCAAAAACAGCCTCCTGCAAAAATGGCTTTTTCTTCATGATTTTCTGTCATTTCTGTCACTCTCCTAACTAAGAATTAAATGATATATAGTGAGTATAGCATTCTACCCTTTAGATAAAAAATAGTCTGCTTCTAATATATAGAAAAAGAGACTAAGATTTTCATCTTAATCTCCTATTTACAACTTTTTATTTTGCTTTTGTGATTTCAGTAACGCCACCCATGTATGGAATTAAAACGTCTGGAATTTTTACAGAACCATCTGCTTGTTGGTAATTTTCTAAAATAGCTGCAAATGTCCGCCCAACTGCTAAACCTGAACCATTTAAAGTATGAACATGTTCTGGTTTACCTGTTTCTTCATTGCGGTAACGAATCATGGCGCGACGTGCTTGGAAATCTTCACAATTTGAACATGAACTGATTTCACGATAGACATCTTGGGCTGGAATCCAAACTTCTAAATCATAGGTTTTGGCTGCTGAAAAGCCCATATCTCCTGTACATAGTGATAAAACACGATAAGGTAAGTCTAGTTTTTGTAAAACAGCTTCAGCATTAGCCGTCATTTTTTCTAACTCATCATATGAATTTTCTGGTTTACTAAATTTAACCATTTCAACTTTGTTAAATTGATGCAAGCGAATCAACCCACGAGTATCTCGTCCTGCACTCCCAGCTTCTGATCTAAATGATGGACTTAATGCCGTGAAATAAATCGGCAATTGTTCATCTGCTAAGATTTCATCACGATAGTAGTTCGTTAAGGTAATTTCAGCAGTTGAAATCATCGTTAAATCTTCGTTTTCAATTTGGAAAACATCTTCTTTAAATTTAGGGAATTGACCTGTTCCGTACATAGATTTTGCATTTGCCATATAAGGAGTAATCATTTCTTGGTAGCCATGTTCTCCTGTGTGTAAATCTAGCATAAAGTTATAGATTGCACGTTCTAAACGAGCACCTAGACCTTTATAATAAACGAAACGACTGCCGGCAACTTTCGCGCCACGTTCAAAGTCTAAAATATCTAGTTCTTCAGCAATATCCCAATGCGCTTTAGGTTCAAAATCGAAGGTTTTAGGCGTACTCCAACGGCGTAATTCAACATTCTCGTCTTCATCTGCTCCAACCGGAACTGAATCATGTGGAAGATTAGGTAATGTTGCGGCAATTTCTGATAAAGCTGTATCAATTGCAACTAATTCATCATCTAAGACTTTGATTTCATCTCCAACTTCACGCATTTCTTTAATTTTATCATCGGCATTTTCTTTGTTACGCTTTAATAAAGCAATATCTCCAGAAACCGTATTTCGGTATTTTTTCAACTTTTCAGCTTTTACAATTAACTCTCGACGTTTTTCATCTAATTCAACAAAATTTTCTAAAAGTTCTTTTTTCACTCCACGAGTAGCTAATTTAGCTTCTACTGTTGCAAAATCGCTTCTTAATTTTTTGATATCTAACATACTTATCCAGCTCCTCTTTTTTAGTTGTCCTTTACCTATCCGATAGGAAAAAAAATAAAAAAGCCCTCTCCTCCCTATAAAAGGGACGAAAGGACTTATAACATTCGCGGTACCACCCAAATTTAGATACAACGTTCTCGTTCTATCTACACTCAAAGACAGATAACGGTCTGTAGCCGAAATAATTTAAGTTGCTTTAAAAGCAAGGTTCATTATTCACTTCACATGAGGGATTCAAAAAAATAAACCATCAGTTTCCACCAACCACTGACTCTCTTTCAGGTATTTATTTGATTTACTAGGCCATGCTACTAACGTTCAAATTATTTACTTGTTGTTCTTATCATACCTAAATTAACTTGAAAAATCAAGCTACAAAAATTAAGTTAGGGGTCTCCGCAATTTTCCTTCTCTATTATAAACGCCCAAAACGATTCATGCCTTTTTGGATTTCAATAAAGATTAAAGGAATCATTGATAAGATACCTATTACCAGCCAATGATAGCTACTAAGTGGAACTAATCCAAAAATAGTAGCTGTAAATGGAATCATCGGCAATAGAATAATGATCATCGCTCCACTAATCGTCGTAGTGACTAAAAGTTTATTGCTGAAAAAATTCGTCTTAAAAACCGAATGTCTGCTTCTACAGTTATACATATGCACAATGGTCGTTAATCCTAAAACAACGAAAGTCATGGACTGAGCTATTTCTAGACTAGGGGTCACTCTCCCATTAAAACTCACGAATTTTCCAATATAAATAGCAATCAGAGTGACGACTGTAAATACAAGCGAAATCGTACCAATTTTTTTAAGCAATCCATCATGAAAAATACTCGTACCATTTACAACAGGTGGTTGCTTCATGCTTTCAGACTCAGATTTTTCAACACATAGACTGAACCCTGGAATTCCATCTGCAACCACTTTGATAATCAATAACTGAATAGCGGTTACTGGCGCGCCCCAACCCATTAGCAACGAAATCAACACAATCATAACAGCAGAAAGGTTGCAGCCTAACATGGCATAGATTGATTTCCGAATATTGCTATAGACACGTCTGCCTTCTTGGACCGCTGCTACAATCGTTGAAAAGTTATCATCTACTAAAATCATATCAGCAGCTTCTTTGGCTACATCAGTACCACTTCCCATGGCAATCCCAACATCTGCAGCTTTTAAGGCAGGTGCATCATTGACGCCATCACCTGTCATAGCGACAATTTCATTTTTATTTTGCAAAGCTTTTACAATTCTAATTTTGTCTTCTGGAGACGTTCTGGCAAATACGCGATACTCATCAATTACCTGCTCTAATTGTTGGTCCGTTAAGCTTGCTAATTCCGTTCCGTCCATGACTTTCAAACCAGCCTTTAAAATCCCAATATCTTCGGCAATTCTTTTAGCCGTAATCAAATGGTCACCTGTAATCATAATCGTCTTAATCCCAGCTTCAGAAGCTTTTTTGACTGCAGCATAGCTTTCTTTTCTTGGGGGATCAATGATGCCGACAAAACCGGCAAATTCCAAGTTGCTTTCAAGAAACTCATCTGATAAATCGGCTGGCAGTTGCTTGAATTTTTTCACTCCTAAACCTAAGACCCTTAACGCTTGATTCGCAAATTCATCGTGAACGGCTTTTATTTTTTCGTCTTCCTCCTTATTCTTTAATGCCAGATCCAAGCGGTCAAAAGCTCCTTTTGTCAAAGAAAGATAGCCTTCGACCGTTTGATAAACAACGGTCATTCGTTTCCTAGAAGAATCAAAAGGAATTTCATGAATTTTCTGGTAGTTTTGTTCTAAAGCTTGTTTATCTTCTATTTCTTGTAATGCTAAATCTAAGATAGCTAATTCAGTCGGGTTCCCTATTTTTTGGTTTTGATTGGCTGAACTGGCTAAATAAAAATACTTAATTAATTCTTTTTCTGTTTGATTTAATTCATGCTTAACAGATTTAGCGGCTTCCGACCCAGCCCAAATTTTTTCGACTTCCATCTTATTTTGCGTTAATGTACCGGTCTTATCTGAACAAATCACAGAAACATGTCCAATAGTTTCAACTGCTGTTGGCGTTCGGATAATCGCATTCTTTTTAGCCATGGTACTAATTCCATAAGACAGTGAAATTGTCACAACTACTGGTAATACTTCTGGAATTGCCGCAACTGCCAGAGAAATTGCAATCATTAACAATTCTGGGACCGTTTCCCCGCGTACCCAACCAATCCCAACTGCACTTAACGCTGCTAACAACGCAACAATACTCAATACTTTTCCTAATTTTTGCATTCTAATTTGAATCGGTGCTAAGGTGGTTTCCGTTTCTAAAAGACTTGATATTTTCCCGATTTCGGTAGTCATACCGGTTTCCACCACAATAGCCGTCGCTTTCCCACTAACAACTAACGATCCAGAAAACAGCTTATCTTTCCGATCGCCAATGCCTTCATTTCCACTTGGTTGATAGCTACTATCCTTTGCGGCTGGCTCACTTTCCCCCGTTAATAATGATTCATCTACAAACAAATTCATCTCGTCAAGAATGACTGCATCTGCGGGGACTTTATCACCAGTCTCTAGCTGAATAATATCTCCTGGCACCAATTCGCCCGTTTCATAAAGTCCTAATTTACCATCACGGACTACCTTAGCTTCTTGGACATGAAAACTTTTTAACGCTTTTGTTGATTTTTCAGCTTTTACTTGTTCTCTAATTCCTAAGAAAATATTCAAAAGAACAATCAAAAAAATCACGACAGGTTCAGTAAAATCATCTGGATGTGAAGTAAATGCCACATATGTGGATATTCCTGTAGCTACCAACAGAATGATGATGGTGATATCTTTTAAGGAATGTAGAAGATGATCCCAAAGCGTTTTTTCCTTGATGCCGACTAATTCATTTTTTCCATACTTCAACAAACGTTGCTGGACATCCTCATTTGAAAGTCCTCGGTTCACGTTCACCTCTAATTTTTTGCTTATATCGCTACTGTAAATACTATTCTTTGTCTGTTCCATTGTCTTTTCCTGCTTTCTATAAAAAAATAAAAAGGCCAGACAAATCAACCTTAAAGCCTTGGGTTGATTTATCTGGCCTAATAGAAAATCTTTCCGGCGAAAGATTTTCTGAGCCTTTTTCAATTGTTTTGTTACAGTGATTCATATACTACACACTATCTTAACTAAAGTCAATAAAAATTAGTAGAGAAATTAAATTCTTATTTTTGTTAGATTAAAATAAATTGCTGAAGAATTCGCTGATGTTACGTCCCATTAATGAGAAGAACCCAGCTTTTTCAACTGCATTTTCAGTCACAACTTTAACTGTTTTCCCTTGTGAACCGTCAACGTAGCCTAGAGTATCGTTAGCAGGTACAATTTGTGCAGTACCCACTTCTAGACCTTTTTTAACAGGTGCTTCAATTTTATTGTCGCTTGTTAAAAGACCGTCTTTCATTGTAAACGTAACATTTAAATTTTTAACGTCTGTATCTTTTTGGACTAACATTTTTAAATCTTCATCGATAATCAATTTCACACTATCTTCTTTACCTTTATCAACTGTTAAAGGTTTTAAAGCTTTGTTTGAATCGCCTTTTTTCACGATATCTTTCATTTCCCAATTAGCAAATGCATAATCCATGATTTGAGAGGTTGCTTCAAAACGAGCACCTTTATTCGTTTCGCCATCACCAGCGTTCATAACAACAGTGATAACACGCATTCCATTTTCTTCAGCAGTTCCAGTAAAACAAGCTCCAGCAATATCAGTCGTTCCAGTCTTTAAGCCATCGACATTATCACGACCATAAATCAAACCAGGTAACATCCAGTTCCAGTTTTCCATGTGGATTTCGTCTTCTGTACCTTTTCTAAAATCCATTGTTGGAATTTTGGCAGTATCTAGAACTTCTGGAAAATCGTTCAACAAATGTTGAGCAACAATCGCCATATCCCGAGCAGTCATCGTATTTTCATCTGTATCTGCACTTCCAGGGTAAATATTGCCATGTAAATCACTATTTGTTAAACCAGTTGCATTCACTAAATAAAAATCTTTAGCGCCCCACGATTTAACTTTTTCACGCATTGCATCAACAAAAGCTGGCTCACTACCCGAAACAGCCGTAGCCAATGTAATTGCTGCTGCATTTGCTGAATAGATAGCCATAGCTTCAAACAATTCTTTTACCGTATATTGCGAATCTTTACGCAATGGAACATTAGATAATTCATTATTTTGACTAACATTGTAAGAGTAGTCATCAATTGACAGTTTTTGATCCCAAGTTAATTTACCTTCTTTAATCGCTTCTAAAACCAAATATTCTGTAATCATTTTAGTCATTGAAGCAATTCCCAATTGAGCATCCCCATTTTGGTTTAATAGAACTTTACCAGTCTTAGGCTCAATTGCAAATGCTGCTGCCGCATTAATAGTTGGTGCTTCAGCTGCAAAAGCTTCTTTTCCACCGATTAATAGGCTTGGAAAAACAGTTCCCACCGCTAAAATAAGCGCGAAAACGAGTGTTAATTTGTTATTTTTTTTCATCTAGTCAATTCTCCTCAATGTTTTTTATTTCTTATTCTATGGTAGCGAAATTGCTAGCAAAAAACAAGGAAAATTAAGTTCTTTTTTTCTTAATTTTACGCCCTAAATAAGTCGTTCATCCGATATTCCAGTTTAGCCTTTTTCATATGGCTGTTGTCGAATTGGTAAATGCAATACAAAGCTTGTTAACTCTTGACTTGAGCGGGCATAAATATACCCTCCATGTAAGGTGACGATACTTTGAGCGATTGCCAAACCTAAGCCTGTTCCGCCTGTTTCTTGCGAACGCGACTCTTCTACTCGATAAAAGCGATCAAATAATTGATTTAGGGCTTCCTCTGGAATAATAGGGCCATCATTATTAACTGCAATAATGACTTCCTTACCCACTTTTTGAGCTTCAATCGTAATTTTTTTCCCACCAACACCATATTTCAATGCATTCGAAATTAAATTGTTAAAAACACGAACTAATTTCTCTGCGTCAGCT
This Carnobacterium maltaromaticum DSM 20342 DNA region includes the following protein-coding sequences:
- a CDS encoding helix-turn-helix domain-containing protein, which produces MKRLLDPNFIPILSLLKQLNKDYPSRSITFFSEQLKLDRRTILKTIHTLQLDISRNHWENMLTIEIIDKSVYTTISPFFSIEVFFSHYMSESFAVRLFLSLFKYPSDSIDEICEYLYVSKATFYRRIKYSKEVLDDFNLSLDFTDSKNKLVGSETQIRYFFSTLFWEVFRSFPYSETSSSNKEKKELKFLTSGKNLTIPFILAIELQLQIALTRIEQGYVLSSSPDYSLPEAAIFNFSYSDFKKLVSPDFSDYSLAPSELEAEMDTLYFSFTTCNIYSPNISKELSLSSMPWSSPIMTTVQKFISYASEYFQVSFANKDYVYLVLNLYVLYLKKNFYTGGSLSVGFNSLEEAMYSDDGYLLDQVNPFFHFLSQKEPELHVDKSQKFYFTLLLRRVILQALPPVNVLVCSKISTEENSWVEKRIAEICPIPIQFHQGWNPNLDLIISDFPLPKKFISDNPDIYFPWLDFPNFTEWVPLVKKLLKIYFKNLS
- the msrA gene encoding peptide-methionine (S)-S-oxide reductase MsrA, whose product is MTENHEEKAIFAGGCFWCMVKPFDTQPGIKSVVAGYTGGHTVNPTYEEVCSETTGHTEAVEITFDPTIFSYQKLVEIYWQQTDPTDASGQFADRGSSYRPAIFYLTEEQREIAEASKKTLAESGRFKQPIVTEIVPAMPFYPAETYHQDYYQKNPMHYNRYRQGSGRAGFIEKAWK
- the serS gene encoding serine--tRNA ligase, giving the protein MLDIKKLRSDFATVEAKLATRGVKKELLENFVELDEKRRELIVKAEKLKKYRNTVSGDIALLKRNKENADDKIKEMREVGDEIKVLDDELVAIDTALSEIAATLPNLPHDSVPVGADEDENVELRRWSTPKTFDFEPKAHWDIAEELDILDFERGAKVAGSRFVYYKGLGARLERAIYNFMLDLHTGEHGYQEMITPYMANAKSMYGTGQFPKFKEDVFQIENEDLTMISTAEITLTNYYRDEILADEQLPIYFTALSPSFRSEAGSAGRDTRGLIRLHQFNKVEMVKFSKPENSYDELEKMTANAEAVLQKLDLPYRVLSLCTGDMGFSAAKTYDLEVWIPAQDVYREISSCSNCEDFQARRAMIRYRNEETGKPEHVHTLNGSGLAVGRTFAAILENYQQADGSVKIPDVLIPYMGGVTEITKAK
- a CDS encoding cation-translocating P-type ATPase, which encodes MEQTKNSIYSSDISKKLEVNVNRGLSNEDVQQRLLKYGKNELVGIKEKTLWDHLLHSLKDITIIILLVATGISTYVAFTSHPDDFTEPVVIFLIVLLNIFLGIREQVKAEKSTKALKSFHVQEAKVVRDGKLGLYETGELVPGDIIQLETGDKVPADAVILDEMNLFVDESLLTGESEPAAKDSSYQPSGNEGIGDRKDKLFSGSLVVSGKATAIVVETGMTTEIGKISSLLETETTLAPIQIRMQKLGKVLSIVALLAALSAVGIGWVRGETVPELLMIAISLAVAAIPEVLPVVVTISLSYGISTMAKKNAIIRTPTAVETIGHVSVICSDKTGTLTQNKMEVEKIWAGSEAAKSVKHELNQTEKELIKYFYLASSANQNQKIGNPTELAILDLALQEIEDKQALEQNYQKIHEIPFDSSRKRMTVVYQTVEGYLSLTKGAFDRLDLALKNKEEDEKIKAVHDEFANQALRVLGLGVKKFKQLPADLSDEFLESNLEFAGFVGIIDPPRKESYAAVKKASEAGIKTIMITGDHLITAKRIAEDIGILKAGLKVMDGTELASLTDQQLEQVIDEYRVFARTSPEDKIRIVKALQNKNEIVAMTGDGVNDAPALKAADVGIAMGSGTDVAKEAADMILVDDNFSTIVAAVQEGRRVYSNIRKSIYAMLGCNLSAVMIVLISLLMGWGAPVTAIQLLIIKVVADGIPGFSLCVEKSESESMKQPPVVNGTSIFHDGLLKKIGTISLVFTVVTLIAIYIGKFVSFNGRVTPSLEIAQSMTFVVLGLTTIVHMYNCRSRHSVFKTNFFSNKLLVTTTISGAMIIILLPMIPFTATIFGLVPLSSYHWLVIGILSMIPLIFIEIQKGMNRFGRL
- a CDS encoding serine hydrolase, yielding MKKNNKLTLVFALILAVGTVFPSLLIGGKEAFAAEAPTINAAAAFAIEPKTGKVLLNQNGDAQLGIASMTKMITEYLVLEAIKEGKLTWDQKLSIDDYSYNVSQNNELSNVPLRKDSQYTVKELFEAMAIYSANAAAITLATAVSGSEPAFVDAMREKVKSWGAKDFYLVNATGLTNSDLHGNIYPGSADTDENTMTARDMAIVAQHLLNDFPEVLDTAKIPTMDFRKGTEDEIHMENWNWMLPGLIYGRDNVDGLKTGTTDIAGACFTGTAEENGMRVITVVMNAGDGETNKGARFEATSQIMDYAFANWEMKDIVKKGDSNKALKPLTVDKGKEDSVKLIIDEDLKMLVQKDTDVKNLNVTFTMKDGLLTSDNKIEAPVKKGLEVGTAQIVPANDTLGYVDGSQGKTVKVVTENAVEKAGFFSLMGRNISEFFSNLF